Proteins found in one bacterium genomic segment:
- a CDS encoding nucleotidyltransferase domain-containing protein: MRLEHEQVEHLKGEIKRIVGKRLDLTQYQLFFFGSRVSGRGDEHSDIDIGIEGKEPIPSLTRSKIEEDIENLPILYKIDFVDFKTVSEDFYRIAKQTIEPIE, encoded by the coding sequence ATGCGTCTAGAACACGAGCAAGTCGAGCATTTGAAAGGCGAAATCAAGCGAATTGTGGGCAAAAGACTGGATTTAACGCAATACCAGCTCTTTTTCTTCGGCTCGCGCGTTTCCGGACGTGGAGACGAACATTCTGATATTGATATTGGGATCGAAGGAAAAGAACCAATCCCCTCTCTAACCAGAAGCAAAATCGAAGAAGATATCGAAAACTTGCCCATTTTATACAAAATTGACTTTGTTGACTTCAAAACGGTTTCCGAAGATTTTTATCGCATTGCCAAACAGACGATTGAACCGATAGAATAG
- a CDS encoding HU family DNA-binding protein: MMRVPRYAFHKSSIIIHGCCRAERFEYNEIKHMNRDQLVEKISRGLDYPRTDVERIILSALDTITEQLKAGETVNLAGFGQFYTNIRTARAGVNPRNPQERIQVPAVKVPKFRPGKHLKDNVRA; this comes from the coding sequence ATGATGAGAGTACCACGTTACGCGTTTCATAAATCATCTATCATAATTCACGGTTGTTGCAGGGCGGAAAGGTTTGAGTATAATGAAATCAAACATATGAATCGCGACCAATTAGTAGAGAAAATTTCAAGAGGATTAGATTATCCGCGCACGGACGTGGAAAGGATCATTTTGAGCGCGCTCGATACGATCACGGAACAGCTCAAGGCGGGAGAGACAGTTAATTTGGCCGGTTTTGGACAGTTCTACACCAACATCCGCACAGCCCGCGCCGGCGTCAATCCACGCAATCCGCAAGAGCGGATTCAGGTGCCAGCCGTGAAGGTGCCGAAGTTCCGCCCAGGGAAGCACCTGAAGGATAACGTTCGAGCATAG
- the infB gene encoding translation initiation factor IF-2: MGIKIQDLQQELNLSDSELSRYMGLAGVRIDEGVKRLQDKDAYRIKGLVRDSRRREVKKKELVRLPSIVSVRDFALKIELPVTEIIKQLLKNGVAATVNEDLDYETAAIIAQDLGYQTEENVTELEQDVLTPEKLAEILTKEDVEHQVSRPPVVTIMGHVDHGKTTLLDTIREANVAAGEAGGITQKISSYQAKKKGKLITFIDTPGHEAFEFMRKRGASLADVAILVVAADDGIKEQTKEAIRHAKAVDVPIIVAITKMDKPGADAEKVKRQLSELELVPEEYGGKTPVVPVSAVKGTGLDDLLDTILLVAEINEPKAIVNRAALATVIESRRDSSVGVLTTVLIHAGTLHMGDNIVVGKTAGKVRRIISYDGRSLKEALPSMPVTIVGIQDLPDAGDILQAVEEQAEAREKAARVRTVKQITRQSVSTPIVKKPVESRYSGNRNEQPKEEPKDLVKKLNIVLKADTQGSLEAIKQTVQAMGNDEVKTQILSANVGNITENDIMTAEPAKAIIFGFNVNTATAAVRMADNGKVTIKSFKIIYELAEEVRQRLEDLLPPIIVREDLGKVAVVKVFFSVRGRQIVGGRVVNGIAKKKELVQIMRGDLLIATGKITELQQNKNEAETVKAGQECGITFEGNGKAKEGDSLMVYHEEVQKRKLGSGRNKAD; this comes from the coding sequence ATGGGCATTAAGATCCAAGATTTACAGCAGGAATTGAATTTAAGCGACTCGGAATTGAGTCGTTATATGGGTTTGGCGGGCGTGCGTATTGATGAGGGCGTAAAACGTTTACAGGACAAAGATGCTTACCGGATTAAGGGATTAGTGCGCGACAGCAGGCGTCGCGAAGTAAAAAAGAAAGAACTTGTCCGTTTGCCGTCGATTGTCTCGGTACGTGATTTTGCGTTGAAAATTGAGCTGCCGGTCACCGAAATTATCAAGCAACTTTTGAAAAACGGGGTAGCTGCGACAGTGAATGAAGATTTGGACTATGAGACCGCTGCCATCATCGCGCAAGATTTGGGCTATCAAACCGAAGAAAACGTGACGGAATTGGAACAAGATGTTTTGACGCCGGAAAAACTGGCGGAAATTTTGACAAAGGAAGATGTGGAACATCAAGTTTCTCGTCCACCGGTGGTAACGATCATGGGTCACGTTGATCACGGAAAAACTACCTTATTGGATACGATTCGAGAAGCAAATGTGGCAGCCGGTGAGGCGGGAGGAATTACACAAAAGATTAGCAGTTATCAGGCCAAGAAAAAAGGGAAGCTCATTACGTTTATTGATACGCCTGGTCACGAAGCGTTTGAATTTATGCGCAAGCGTGGGGCCTCATTGGCGGATGTGGCGATTTTGGTTGTCGCGGCGGATGATGGTATTAAAGAACAAACCAAAGAAGCCATTCGTCATGCCAAAGCCGTCGATGTGCCGATTATTGTGGCGATTACAAAAATGGATAAACCGGGCGCGGACGCGGAAAAAGTAAAGCGCCAATTGTCGGAACTGGAATTAGTGCCGGAAGAGTATGGAGGAAAGACACCGGTTGTGCCGGTTTCTGCCGTAAAGGGAACTGGATTAGACGACTTGTTAGACACAATTCTATTGGTAGCGGAAATTAATGAACCGAAGGCTATTGTAAATCGTGCCGCGCTTGCCACCGTTATCGAGTCACGGCGTGATTCATCGGTTGGTGTGCTGACGACGGTTTTGATTCATGCAGGGACGTTGCATATGGGCGATAACATTGTGGTTGGTAAAACGGCCGGTAAAGTGCGCCGTATCATTAGTTATGACGGGCGTTCGTTAAAAGAAGCCTTACCTTCAATGCCGGTCACAATTGTTGGTATTCAAGATTTGCCGGATGCGGGTGATATTTTGCAGGCCGTGGAAGAACAAGCCGAGGCGCGGGAAAAGGCGGCACGGGTGCGTACCGTAAAACAGATTACACGTCAATCCGTTTCAACTCCTATTGTCAAAAAGCCGGTTGAGTCAAGATATTCTGGAAATCGTAATGAACAGCCAAAGGAAGAACCGAAAGATTTGGTGAAAAAACTCAATATCGTTTTGAAAGCAGACACGCAAGGTTCGTTGGAAGCCATTAAGCAGACGGTACAGGCGATGGGGAATGACGAAGTAAAGACACAAATTTTGTCAGCCAATGTCGGTAATATTACTGAAAACGACATTATGACGGCCGAACCGGCTAAGGCAATTATTTTTGGGTTTAACGTGAATACCGCTACCGCGGCCGTTAGAATGGCCGATAATGGCAAAGTCACGATTAAGTCGTTTAAGATTATTTATGAACTGGCCGAAGAGGTGCGACAACGTTTGGAAGATTTGTTGCCACCAATTATTGTGCGTGAAGATCTTGGAAAGGTTGCTGTTGTAAAGGTGTTTTTCTCGGTCAGGGGCCGTCAAATTGTCGGTGGGCGCGTAGTGAACGGTATCGCCAAAAAGAAAGAATTGGTGCAAATTATGCGTGGCGACTTGCTTATCGCGACCGGGAAAATTACGGAACTCCAGCAAAATAAAAATGAGGCCGAAACAGTGAAGGCCGGTCAAGAATGTGGTATTACATTTGAGGGAAATGGTAAGGCCAAGGAAGGCGATTCTCTAATGGTTTATCATGAGGAAGTGCAGAAGCGGAAGCTGGGTAGTGGACGGAATAAGGCGGATTGA
- a CDS encoding HI0074 family nucleotidyltransferase substrate-binding subunit: MPEEILKQLATAVTRLEEALAEPKNSMVRDSAILRFVIATELSWKTVKWYCEDKLKVRCASPKACYREAYNQGLIKYEDKWLKICDDRNDVAHIYKESLADELFTKLPEYLKLFQELLKKLQEENK, from the coding sequence ATGCCTGAAGAAATTTTGAAACAATTAGCGACGGCGGTAACACGCCTTGAAGAGGCGCTTGCGGAACCAAAAAATTCCATGGTCCGTGATTCAGCGATATTGCGTTTCGTAATTGCCACAGAGTTGTCGTGGAAAACGGTAAAATGGTATTGCGAGGATAAATTAAAGGTCCGCTGCGCGTCACCAAAAGCTTGCTATCGAGAAGCATATAACCAGGGACTAATAAAATACGAGGACAAGTGGTTGAAAATTTGCGACGACCGCAACGATGTGGCGCATATCTACAAAGAGTCCCTTGCGGATGAGCTATTCACAAAACTGCCGGAATATCTGAAATTGTTTCAAGAATTACTGAAAAAACTACAAGAAGAAAATAAATAA
- a CDS encoding bifunctional oligoribonuclease/PAP phosphatase NrnA, whose product MNNEMVMLPKFLASYSKEVEGIKDLVAKAQNILITTHARPDSDAVGSILALALALTKIGKTVTTNTPDQPADFLKFLVGFDKIQIGKLDVTKFDLIIAVDHSELKRTGLADEIKASNKPMIAIDHHITSDRYGTVALVISDAAATCEIIAEIIPALGISLDAEIATALLSGIVGDTGSFQHANVSAHVMQTSSKLMEQGANLRAIMRSMYGGRSLSALRITGRALERVQANPKTGAVISVITHQDLEECGATMDDLAGVVNLLNSIPETSFSFLLTEYEKGKLKGSLRSEPEKEVDVSQIAKMFGGGGHKLASGFEVVGTLVKDETGWRIV is encoded by the coding sequence ATGAATAACGAGATGGTTATGTTGCCCAAATTTCTTGCTTCATACAGTAAAGAAGTCGAGGGGATTAAGGATTTGGTGGCAAAGGCGCAAAATATTTTAATTACCACGCATGCCCGACCGGACAGTGACGCAGTTGGTTCAATTTTGGCATTGGCACTGGCCTTAACAAAAATTGGCAAAACGGTGACGACCAATACACCCGATCAGCCGGCAGACTTCTTAAAATTTCTGGTTGGTTTTGATAAAATTCAAATCGGGAAATTAGACGTTACAAAATTTGATCTGATCATTGCCGTTGATCATTCCGAATTGAAACGTACTGGTTTGGCGGATGAAATTAAGGCGAGCAACAAACCAATGATCGCGATTGATCATCATATTACTTCAGACAGATACGGAACCGTTGCTTTGGTTATTTCTGACGCGGCGGCAACATGTGAAATTATTGCAGAAATTATTCCGGCACTAGGAATCAGTTTGGATGCGGAAATTGCCACAGCGCTACTTTCGGGAATAGTCGGCGATACCGGTTCATTCCAGCACGCTAATGTCAGTGCGCATGTGATGCAGACTTCCTCAAAATTAATGGAACAAGGCGCCAATTTGCGGGCGATTATGCGTTCGATGTACGGAGGTCGCTCTCTTTCAGCTTTACGGATCACTGGACGCGCCCTGGAACGAGTTCAAGCCAATCCAAAGACTGGCGCAGTGATTTCTGTTATCACGCACCAGGACTTGGAAGAATGTGGTGCAACGATGGATGATTTGGCCGGTGTTGTAAATTTATTGAACTCAATTCCCGAAACAAGCTTTTCCTTTCTCCTTACCGAATATGAAAAGGGTAAGCTAAAAGGCAGTTTAAGAAGTGAGCCCGAAAAAGAAGTGGACGTTTCACAAATCGCCAAAATGTTCGGCGGTGGTGGACACAAATTAGCCTCCGGTTTTGAAGTGGTGGGAACATTGGTAAAAGACGAAACCGGCTGGCGGATCGTTTGA
- a CDS encoding Fic family protein translates to MDKSIFQPRYTITSRLLANIKRIAQLVAELNHKNFSEVVLLDFERRAREVSAHSSTSIEGNPLPLTEVKKIMKNTPEHIRDSEREVLNYNQALTQLNTLIKKGVGDFNLGVIVDIQKTVTAGLINEFRSGKIRQEPVFVNNPQTRQPIYFSPDYKDVPKLIESLLQFVNLNKNKLDALIVAGIFHKQFVVIHPFVDGNGRTARLATKVLLAGMGLNTFNLFSFENYYNQNVTKYFQNVGLVGNYYELKDAVDFTAWLEYFSDGIIDELLRVGNDLAKSNNTPATQLQSYHYDVIDFAKTNGFIKDSDYAQITKRAKPTRNLDFRKLIELGIIEKQGKGRATYYVLKNK, encoded by the coding sequence ATGGATAAGTCAATTTTTCAACCGCGCTATACTATCACTTCGCGGTTATTGGCGAATATTAAACGGATTGCACAATTGGTGGCAGAACTGAACCATAAGAATTTTTCTGAAGTCGTTCTTTTGGATTTTGAACGCAGAGCCAGAGAGGTGTCCGCGCATTCTTCAACAAGCATTGAGGGAAATCCGCTGCCCTTGACGGAGGTAAAAAAAATCATGAAAAACACGCCAGAACACATCAGAGACAGCGAGCGGGAGGTACTTAATTATAACCAAGCGCTGACACAACTTAACACATTAATTAAGAAAGGCGTCGGCGATTTTAATTTGGGGGTTATTGTGGATATTCAAAAAACAGTTACTGCCGGTTTAATTAACGAATTTCGATCGGGGAAAATTAGACAGGAGCCGGTATTTGTTAATAATCCGCAAACTCGTCAGCCGATATATTTTTCGCCGGATTATAAGGATGTACCCAAGCTCATCGAGAGCCTGTTACAATTTGTAAATTTAAATAAAAACAAATTGGACGCATTGATTGTTGCGGGAATTTTTCATAAGCAATTTGTTGTTATTCATCCTTTTGTTGACGGTAATGGTCGAACTGCACGATTGGCAACGAAAGTTTTGTTGGCCGGAATGGGGCTAAATACTTTTAATCTTTTCAGTTTTGAAAATTATTACAATCAAAACGTGACAAAGTATTTTCAAAATGTCGGCTTGGTTGGTAATTATTATGAGCTCAAAGATGCCGTCGATTTTACGGCATGGTTGGAGTATTTTAGCGACGGCATTATTGATGAACTTTTACGTGTTGGTAATGATCTTGCAAAATCAAACAATACGCCGGCGACGCAATTACAATCTTATCATTATGATGTGATAGATTTTGCGAAGACGAATGGATTTATTAAAGACAGCGATTATGCCCAAATAACAAAGCGGGCGAAACCGACACGGAACCTTGATTTTAGGAAACTAATCGAGCTGGGTATTATTGAAAAACAAGGAAAAGGAAGAGCAACGTATTACGTATTAAAAAATAAATAA
- the cdaA gene encoding diadenylate cyclase CdaA gives MLEKILSFLQGGILQPLSFTTYGMGARVSAIIDILLVTILLTVLFRFMRRTRATNILIGFVFVGLGIIVARLLNLTTMNLVLTVFFVLLLFAIPFLFQPELRRGLERLGRKGPFWRTNSKTLDDETIRVLAEAVEELQGRKHGALIVLEKQTGLSEFIDNGVTVDAKIGTELLTTIFFPGSALHDGAVIIRAGFITAAACTLPLSENEIAKRMGTRHRAGLGISENSDAVAIVVSEERGTISVAVDGKMYKVASAHDLNNLLRKLG, from the coding sequence ATGCTCGAAAAAATCCTTAGTTTTTTGCAGGGGGGAATTTTACAACCGTTGTCGTTTACGACATACGGCATGGGGGCACGCGTTTCGGCGATTATTGATATATTGTTGGTGACAATTTTATTAACAGTCTTGTTTCGGTTTATGCGTCGCACACGCGCGACAAATATCTTAATCGGTTTTGTTTTTGTGGGCTTAGGAATAATCGTGGCACGACTTTTGAATCTCACGACGATGAATCTGGTTCTCACGGTTTTCTTTGTCTTATTGCTATTTGCCATTCCGTTTTTGTTTCAACCGGAATTGCGGCGTGGCCTTGAGCGCTTGGGTCGCAAGGGGCCATTTTGGCGCACGAATTCTAAAACCTTGGATGATGAAACTATTCGTGTGTTGGCCGAGGCAGTCGAGGAATTACAGGGTCGCAAGCATGGCGCGTTGATTGTCTTGGAAAAACAAACCGGTCTTTCGGAATTTATCGATAACGGTGTAACGGTTGACGCAAAAATTGGGACGGAGCTTTTAACAACTATCTTTTTTCCTGGCTCGGCTTTACATGATGGGGCGGTGATTATCCGCGCCGGTTTTATTACTGCGGCGGCGTGTACTTTACCGCTCTCAGAAAATGAAATAGCAAAACGTATGGGGACGCGTCACCGCGCGGGACTAGGGATCAGTGAAAACAGTGACGCGGTAGCAATTGTCGTATCAGAAGAAAGAGGAACAATTTCGGTGGCGGTAGACGGTAAAATGTATAAAGTCGCGTCGGCGCACGATTTGAATAATTTGTTGCGTAAATTAGGTTAA
- a CDS encoding ribosome-binding factor A, with amino-acid sequence MHREEQLEHYLQKTVAEFFLKNIEFPLETLVTVTKVELSKDRRHGLIWVSVLPDAMGPDCAKIIRHNLYFVQGEVNRKVQTRPIPRLSVKMDAGPAYSEHIEELLKKIDE; translated from the coding sequence ATGCATCGCGAAGAACAACTTGAACACTACCTGCAAAAAACCGTGGCGGAATTTTTCTTGAAGAACATTGAATTTCCTTTAGAGACGTTAGTTACGGTAACAAAAGTGGAGTTATCAAAAGACCGACGGCATGGTCTCATTTGGGTTTCCGTTTTGCCGGATGCTATGGGGCCTGATTGCGCGAAAATTATTCGTCACAATTTATATTTTGTTCAGGGGGAAGTGAATCGTAAGGTGCAAACCCGTCCGATTCCGCGGTTGAGCGTGAAAATGGACGCAGGGCCGGCCTATTCTGAACATATTGAGGAACTTTTAAAGAAAATCGATGAATAA
- a CDS encoding DUF4446 family protein: MDSQSILSMSALVVGVVAMVFFVFVFLQHRKTEKRLHAFMSGKDGKDLENVLIEHGESLTKISANLDELLKASEYLHHAIQNSLRKVAFERYNPYPGVGGNQSFTLVLLDAFNSGVVVTSLHNREATRVYAKAIKTGNALQNLSEEEARVLKNATMMKGA, from the coding sequence ATGGACTCCCAATCAATTCTCTCAATGTCAGCTCTCGTTGTCGGTGTCGTCGCGATGGTTTTTTTTGTCTTTGTTTTTCTGCAACACCGTAAAACGGAAAAACGGCTTCACGCTTTTATGTCCGGAAAAGACGGCAAAGACTTGGAGAATGTCTTAATCGAACACGGAGAATCGTTGACTAAAATCAGCGCGAACCTTGATGAACTGTTAAAAGCCTCGGAGTATCTGCATCACGCTATACAAAACTCATTACGTAAAGTCGCTTTTGAACGCTATAATCCATATCCGGGCGTAGGTGGAAACCAAAGCTTTACACTTGTGCTTTTAGACGCATTCAACTCCGGTGTAGTTGTAACCTCCTTACATAATCGCGAGGCGACCCGTGTTTACGCTAAGGCAATTAAAACTGGCAATGCCTTGCAAAATCTTTCGGAAGAAGAGGCACGCGTTTTGAAGAATGCGACGATGATGAAAGGCGCGTAA
- a CDS encoding TIGR00282 family metallophosphoesterase: MYILVFGDVVGKGGREATKQFITKFRKENPVDFIIINGENLAHGKGITGETFREMTDAGVKVFTSGNHVWDIKQAFELLQKESNLLRPANFMPTLPGKGSVVAEIGMVSIAVLNINGRVFFNEDYDDPFRAVDQWLATLPRVKPLITLVDFHGEATSEKRAMGFYLDGKVSAMWGTHTHVPTADEQILMGGTAYISDVGMTGALNSTLGVRNGAVLERFKNQIKVPLDVVEEKPWEVNAVYLDIDESSGKARSIKRVREIITD; encoded by the coding sequence ATGTATATTCTCGTTTTCGGAGACGTTGTCGGTAAAGGTGGCAGAGAAGCCACCAAACAATTTATTACAAAATTCCGGAAAGAAAATCCGGTGGATTTTATTATTATCAACGGGGAAAATTTGGCACACGGTAAAGGCATAACTGGCGAAACATTTCGTGAGATGACTGACGCGGGCGTAAAGGTGTTTACTAGTGGTAATCATGTCTGGGACATTAAACAAGCATTTGAATTATTGCAAAAGGAAAGTAACTTGTTGCGACCGGCCAACTTTATGCCGACCTTGCCGGGTAAAGGAAGTGTGGTTGCGGAAATCGGTATGGTTTCTATCGCGGTGTTAAATATAAATGGGCGCGTTTTTTTCAACGAAGATTACGATGATCCATTCCGCGCGGTGGATCAGTGGTTAGCGACCTTGCCACGTGTAAAACCGTTAATTACACTTGTGGATTTCCATGGTGAAGCAACGTCTGAAAAAAGAGCGATGGGTTTTTATCTCGATGGAAAAGTGAGTGCGATGTGGGGAACGCACACACACGTACCAACGGCTGATGAGCAAATATTAATGGGCGGGACCGCCTATATTTCAGACGTTGGGATGACCGGCGCTTTGAATTCTACATTAGGTGTTCGAAATGGTGCTGTGTTAGAGCGTTTTAAAAACCAAATAAAAGTTCCATTGGATGTTGTGGAAGAAAAACCATGGGAAGTAAATGCGGTGTACTTAGATATAGATGAATCTTCAGGTAAAGCACGGAGTATAAAAAGAGTGCGGGAAATAATAACTGATTGA